The Bacteroides ovatus genomic interval TCTTTTGTGGCAGGAAGTAGATGGGGAAAGAAACCCCGATCATCCAGGCATTCAGATTCTTAAGTGGGAGAATGTCCTGACGGGTATACCCCACACTGATTTCAGGAAAGAAATGGCTCTGCTCTACACGAAGCATTGCTTTCGCTTCATCTGCCTGGCTTTGAAAGTAGGCTGTATGTGCTCCCGACAGGTTTCCATCCGAAATGCCGGTATAGAATAAGGATAAAGTGGAATCCATCGGAACAATGGGATCGTTGGAGTAGCAACTCCATTGGAAACGTGCCAATGCCATTTTCTCTTCTTCTTTTGCTTGGAACCAGCGGTTATGCAGATCGGCAGCTATGGTGGTCATCATATTTTTTTCGAGCAAGGTAATCTCTCCTTGTTGGTATCGTAATTCTCCGATGCGCTGCAGTTCTTCTGCCATTTTATCCTGATCCCGATACATTGAACAGAGATTAGTGGCATATTGGTAGTAGGCCCACGCCCTTTTCACTTCTGCTGTGATTTCTTTCTCTACCATCTGCCGATAATAGGTGTTCGTTTTTACCTGACGGTTGACTAACGCATTCTTGTAGAATGGCGTTAGAAGGGAGCCCAGGCTTTGCTCGAAAGCCAGTTCCTTGTCTTTTTTGTTTTCTCCGTTAAGTTGCCCCCAGGAATAGCTGAACGAGGTAGGGGTTGCTTCTATCACTTCTCCGCGAGTGGCTTTGGCTTGTTGAATAGCATTATTGGCTATTTTCAGGCGAGGGTGATTTTGTTTGGCTATTTCTATCGCCTGTTCGAGACTGACTGTTTGTGTCTGTTGAGCGGAAACGAACGCGGGAAGAAACAAGAACAGGAGACACAATCCCCCGAAAGGCCGGCGCAGTTTGATTCCCGGACGTCTCCAGGTAGCAAATGAATTTACAATTTTGTAAAACACTGGAATGATGAGTAAAGTCAGTACGGTAGAAATAATCAAGCCACCGATGACCACTGTTGCCAACGGACGTTGTACTTCTGCGCCGGCTGAAGTGGCTATTGCCATCGGGACGAATCCCAAAGATGCAACCAGTCCTGTCAGGAATACAGGACGGAGCAAGTGTGGAGTCCCTCTTTTGATAATCTGGTTTGTAGTCATGGAATAGGTATTTTGTTTACGAAGTTCGTTGAAGTGATTTACCATCAGGATACCATTCAATACTGCTACCCCGAACAAGGCGATGAATCCTACTCCGGCCGATATGCTAAACGGAAGTCCGCGTAGCCAAAGTGCGGCGATACCACCGATGAGCGATAGGGGGACGGTTGAGAATACCATCAGGGTATAGGTGATGTTCTTGAATGCGAAGAACAGAATCAATAGAATGAGCATTAATGCCACGGGGATGACTACCAGTAAGGTATTGATGGCATTTTGCAAGTTCTCGAACTGGCCGCCGTATTCGAAGTAATATCCCGGCTTCAGTTTGATGTTCTTGTTCAGTGTCTCTTGAATATTGGCGACAACTTGCTGGATGTCTGCGTCACGCACATTGACACCGATGACGATGCGTCGTTTGGTTGCATCCCGGTTGATTTGCAGTGGCCCACTGACAAGGTCGATGCTTGCTACCTCTCCAACAGGAATTTGAATTCCTTCCGAAGTGCGTACAAACAACTTATCAAGATTCAAGTCGGCCACTTTCTCCTGGTCAAGCCGTACCACGAGATCGAATCTCCGTTCGTTTTCAAAGACTACACCTGTTGACTCTCCGGCATAGGCAGTTCGGATAATGGTGTTAAGCTCTTGTATGTTGATGCCGTAACGGGCTATTTTGCTACGGTTGTATTTCACTACCAATTGGGGTAATCCCATCGTCTGCTCAACGATGACATCCGCTGCTCCCGGCACTTTTTCTACAAAGGTAGCTGCTTCTTTGGCTCTTTCATATAATTCGTGCGTGTCTTCTCCATATAGTTTGATGGCAATATCTGCTTTTGCTCCCGTCATCAGCTCGTTGAAGCGAAGCTGTATCGGTTGCGAGAAGTTGAATTCGGCACGTTCAGAGAGCGGAGCAAGTGCATCTTTCATTTTATCCACCATTTCTGCACGGCTTCCGGCACTTGTCCATTCTTTGAATGGTTTCATGATAATCATCACATCAGCATCTTCCACTGCCATCGGGTCAGTGGGAACTTCCGCCGTTCCTATTTTGGCTACCACGTGTTTGATTTCAGGGAATTTATCCATTAATGCTTTCTCTGCCAAGCGGGAAACTTCGATACTTTCGGTCAGCGAACTTCCTGCGGGTAGTGTCATTTGCATGGCAAAATCACCTTCGTCCAAAGTGGGAATGAACTCTGCTCCCAGGCGGGTAAAGAGAAAAAGTGAACCGATCAGCGCGGAGAAGGCTATGATGACGGTACGCCATTTGTAACGAAGACAGGCGCGCAGGGTATGCTGGTAGATCTTGTTCAGTTTCTCGAAGAAGCGGTCGGCAAGGGTGGGTTTCACAACAATGGTATGCTTCAGAAAGAGGGAGGCCATCATAGGAACATAAGTCAGTGAGAGAATTAAGGCTCCGATAATGCAGAACACAAGTGTTTTAGCCATGGGGGTGAAGTATTTCCCTTCAATCCCGTTCAATGTAAGGATGGGGAAGAAGACGATAAGGATAATCAACACTGCAAAAGTGGCCGAACGTGCAACGCCGGAAGCTCCTTTTTCCACTTCTTTTTCCATCTCTTTGCGGGTCAGTGTGCGGCCTCGGAATTGTTTTCCGTAAATGTGGGCGAGGATACCTTCCAATATAACGATAGAGCCATCTACTACAATACCAAAGTCAATGGCACCGAGACTCATTAGATTGGCGGTGACATTGAATACACGCATCATGATAAAAGCGAAAAGCATTGCCAGCGGGATGACGGATGCGACAATCAGTCCGGCACGGAGGTTGCCGAGGAAGAGGATGAGTACAAGGAAGACGATAACTGCTCCTTCAATCAGGTTGTTGACAACCGTAGAGATGTTCCGATTTACCAGTTCCGAACGGTTCAAGTAAGGTTCTATACTGACTCCTTCGGGCAATAGCTGCTGTATTTTTTCTACCCGTTTTTCGAGTTCTTGAGTCACTACATTTGCGTTGGCACCTTTCAGCATCATGGCAATTCCGCCGACACACTCGCCCTCACCATCCTTGGTCATGGCACCGAAACGCTTTGGAGAACCGAAGCGGACAACTCCTACATCACTGATATGTACCGGAATCCCATTCCGGTTGGTCACTACAATCTGTTCAATATCCTTGATGCGGGTAATCATACCTTCCGACCGGATATAGTAGGCATTCTTTATCTTCTCAATGTAGCTTCCTCCGGTATTTTGGTTGTTGCTGCTAAGTGCTTCGAACACTTCGCCGATAGTGATATTCAAAGAAAACAGGGCGTCCGGATCGACGGCTACTTCATATTGTTTCAGGTAACCGCCGAAACTATTGATTTCTACTATACCGGGTATACCGGACAACTGACGTTTCACCATCCAGTCTTGAATGGTGCGGAGTTCCATTGCGTCATATTTCTTCTCATATCCGGGAGCTACCTTCAATATATACTGGTAAATCTCTCCCAGACCGGTGGTGATGGGCATCATCTCCGGTGTTCCGAGTTCGGAGGGAATTTCGCTTGTTACGCTTTGTATTTGTTCATTTATCAACTGCCGTGCATCGAGTGTGGGGACACTTTCTTTAAAAACGACCGTTACGACCGATAGCCCGAAGCGGCTGACAGAACGGATATCTTCGACATTCATAATATTGCTCATTGCTATTTCGATAGGCATAGTGATGAGTTGTTCCACCTCTTGTGGCGCGAGTGTAGGAGATACGGTCACTATTTGTACCTGATTATTGGTAATGTCGGGCACGGCATCAATAGGTAGTGTCAGCATCGCATAGATACCTCCGATAAACAGGAAGAGAGTAGTGAGTCCTACAAATAGTTTCTTCTTGATTGAAAAACGTACAATAGCTGTAAACATGATTTTCGTTGTATTATTATTTCACAGTACAAAATTACTGCCTATCTTCATCCGTTATCACTAAGAATAAATGAAGCGGAAAGATTGTGGGGTGAAGTGACGGATTTGGGAATTGAAAGATGTAAAATCATAGTTCTTGTTTCACTGCTGAACAAACATTTCTTTCAGTTTACTCGTTTAATATAAAAACAAACTAAATGTATATTCAACATGAAAACATTCGTCTTGATGATGGTAAGCCTGTTGTTTGCAATTTCTTCGGAAGCGCAAAACAAGTCTTTTTATGATTTTACAGTGAAAACTATTGATGGTAAGGACTTTCCTCTTTCTTCACTGAAAGGTAAGAAAGTGCTGGTAGTCAACGTGGCATCTAAGTGTGGGCTGACGCCCCAGTATGCTCAACTGGAGAAACTATATGAGAAATATAAAGAAAAAGACTTTGTTATTATCGGTTTTCCGGCGAATAACTTTATGGGACAAGAACCGGGTAGTAATGAAGAAATAGCCAAGTTCTGTTCTTTGAACTATGATGTTACTTTTCCGATGATGGCTAAGATTTCCGTTAAAGGAAAAGATATGGCTCCTCTTTACCAATGGTTGACGGAGAAAAAACAAAATGGAAAAGAAAGTGCACCGATTCAGTGGAACTTTCAGAAGTTTATGATTGATGAGAACGGACATTGGGCGGGAGTTGTGTCTCCGAAAGAAAGTCCGTTCTCTGAAAAGATTATTACTTGGATAGAGAAGGAATAAGAGAGACTTTTTTCAGCTCTTCTTCGAAGTTGGGAGTGAAGATTCCTTTACCCAGATTTTCTTTTATTTCTTCGATCTTCCAAAATCGTCCACCGTCCAGTTCGTCGCTGGGATGGATTTCTTCCTCATAAACGGTTTTGTGGACAAAAACAAGCTCTTTTTCACGGCTGGATTCAAAAATATAACTGGTGAGAAGCTCGGGAGTGAAGTCTGTGATGCCTAATTCTTCACGGACTTCTCTCTTTAGGGCGATTTCTACGCTTTCGCCCAAATCAATATGTCCGCCTACAGCCGTATCCCATTTCCCCGGTTGAATGTCTTTCCATTCGGGGCGTTTCTGTAAATAGATGTCTCCTTGGGCATTGAATACGTGAAGGTGAACTACCGGATGAAGCAGTTTGCTACCGCTGTGACATTCTCCGCGAGTGGCAGCTCCGGTGATATTTCCCTGTTCGTCTACGATAGGGAACATTTCCTGGTTATTATCACTTGGCATAGTGTCTTTTATATTGCGTAAAATCTTTCGGAGAGGAGGATTTCTTATGGTATTAATAAAGAAGAATCTCCATAACTTAGGAATCGGAAATCATGCGCCAGTGCATAATCATAAATAGTGCGCCAATTCCCTTTTACAAAAGCTGAAACCAAAAGCAGCAAGGTACTTTGCGGCTGATGGAAATTAGTAACCATCGCTTTCACTATTTTATAATTGTATCCCGGTGCTATGATAATCTGTGTACTGGTGTGAAGGGTTTCCAAACCATTCCTGTCGAGATATCCTAATATCTTTTGCAACGCAACAACGGGAGGAATCTGGTCGTACTTTTCATAAGGCTGCCATTGTTTGACACGTAGTTCTTCTTCCGTAGCATACGGATTTTCAGCCAATGTAACTCCAATGTGATACAGGCTTTCCAGAGTCCGTACAGAAGTAGTCCCTACTGCAATAGCACAACCGTCGTGGTCAATCAGTTTTTTGATGGTACTCCGATTGACCGATATATATTCCGTGTGCATCTCGTGACCTTCGATTTCTTCACTTTTTACAGGTTTGAATGTGCCTGCTCCTACATGTAGAGTTAATTCTTCAAGATCGATCCCTTTTTCTTGAAGAGCATCCAATACTCGTGAAGTAAAATGTAATCCCGCCGTAGGCGCAGCTACCGAACCTTTAATCTTAGAATAAACAGTCTGATAAGTCTCCTTGTCACTTTCTTCCGTATCCCGGTTTAAGTAAGGAGGAATAGGAAGTTCTCCGAATACTTCAAGGATATCGGCAAACGTCACTTCCGGATTATCCCATGCAAAATCTACCCAATGGCTGGTTCCTTTACATTCTCCTCGGGTAGCGGTCAGAGTAATAGGGAATCCTTTGACGGTCATTTCGCGTTTCAACTGTCTGTCTTTCCATTTCTTCAGATTGCCGATCATGCAAAGCCAGGCGGCATGTGCTGTCTGTTGGAAATTTAAGACATAATCGTTTGGCTGGATCGGTTCAAGACAAAACACTTCGATCAGTGCTCCCGTCTCTTTTCGAAAATGGAGGCGTGCCTGAATGACTTTTGTATTATTGAATATCATCAGGCTGCCTTGCGGCAGATATTCCGGCAAAGACGTGAAAACATCTTCACTAACTTCTCCACGACGGTATATTAAGAGTTTGGACTGGTCGCGGGTAGGCAACGGGAATTTAGCAATACGTTCATCCGGAAGAGGATAACTGTATTCACTGATATGGATATGTCTAGGATCTTCTTTCATTGTTTTCTAAAATAAAAAGAGGTTAGAACCCATTCGGTTTCTAACCTCTTTAACCAGTCGGGGTGACTGGATTCGAACCAGCGACCACACGCCCCCCAGACGCGTACTCTAACCGGGCTGAGCTACACCCCGAATTGCGGATGCAAAAGTACAGATTAATTTTTAAATAGCAAATAAATAGTGTGAAATTTCTTCTATTATAAATTTACTATTTAGTGCTATCGGCTGGTTATTAGTAGATTGTGGGATTGTTTTGTTTGTTGGTAGAGGCAAAATAAAAAGATGTTATGGATTTATATTTAATTCCATATTGCATTTTTCAGTTTATGCAAAATGGCTGAGTTGTGGGACTAAATCATATCAATTAACCGAAAAACTTTAATAAAACTTTAATCGAATTTTCTTATCAGAATCTCATTACTGTCTTTTAATTTATGTATATATATGTATGTAAATGATAATTAATAGGTGGTTTCTGTAGTTATATTTCGTAACTTTATATTCCGTAATTTTAAAAAGTTTCACAGAGGAATTATAGATTCACTAAATGAAAATTTGTAATTATATGAGATGTATTTATTCTTGGTTTTATGAAAAAATAGAACAATATATCGGTTTTGTGTTTCTAATTAATAAGTTGAACCTTAGTAAATTGTTTAACAGCTTTGATAAAGAAGATAAACATGGTGAGGTGGTGTGAAAATTTACATGTTAATGATTGTTTTTGTTTCTGATAAATCTATTTTTTGATGTATATATTTGTGTTGTAATATTTATAAATAATGTTTGTCAGGAGGATAAAAAATAATAATATGGCAACTATTAAGTTTGTGTTGTACAAAAGCAACAAAAGAAAAGACGGGAGTTACCCTGTATGTTTAAGAGTGTCTAAAAAAGGTAAGCTCAAGTACATTGATTTAAAATTATCATCATTAGAGGGGCAGTGGAATGAAGATACTTGCCGCTTTAAGAATGATAAGCGTGTCAATCCTAATTATGAATTATATAATGGGCTGTTGAGTCATTATGAAGACCGAAAAAATACTATCCTAAGGAAGTTTTTGGAAGAGCGTGTAGACTGGACTTTGAATCAGTTTGAATCGGAATTTCTGGGTATGTCAAGGCAGGGAAAGGTTTATGACTACTTTATGAGGCAGGTCGAGAATTTGAAAGCTACAAAACATATTGGAAATGCAAAGGTTTATGAGCGAACTCTACGTATGTTGGCAAAGTATGACCCGAAGATTAAGGAACGGGTATTTTCAGAATTGGATATAAAATATATCAATCGTTTTAATTTGGAAATGGAAAAAGACGGGTGCTGTGGCAATACCCGTAAATATTACCTTAAAACATTACGGGCGGTTATGAACAGGGCGATAAAGGAGCATGAAGCCTCATCGAAAACCTATCCATTCGGTAAAAATGGTTTTGAAATAGGTTGTTTGGAGGAAGAAACGGAGAAACGCTATTTACAGCCAAAGGATTTGGAACTTTTAAAGAATTCGCCCCAAACAAATTTTGTATTGGAGCGTGCCCGTATGCTGTTTTTATTTTCCTATTATTGTTATGGGATGAGTTTTGTTGATATGGCAAAGCTTACGACTGAAAATATAGTTGTATCGGAAGGGATAGAACATATTGTTTATAAACGGGAAAAGACGAAGAATGTCAAGAACATGAAGCCGTTAATAATACCTGTTACCCCTGCCTTGAAAGATATATTGGAGTGGTTTAAACAAAATACTTCTTTAGTAGGAAAATATCTTTTGCCTATAATAACGAAGGATTATGACGGGGAGCAACTGTATGATCATATACGTACCCGTTATCAACGCCTTAATAATAACCTGAAGAAATTAGGTAAGATATTAGGTATTGAGAAGAACCTTACCACCTATGTGAGTCGTCATACGATGGCTATGACGTTGCAAGGCAATGACGTTTCCCGAGAAACAATTAGCGCAGTATTGGGACATCGTGACATTAAAACCACCATGACATATTTGGATAGTTTGTCACAAAATGTATTGGACAGAGTTGCAATGTTATTATAATTATTAATTAAATCTTGTTTAATATGGTTTTGACATTAAAAATACCTTTGGAACAATTGATAGGTAAACTTCTTAAAGGGGAAGTGACAGCACTATCAGAAAAGAGACTCTATCTTTATGTTGAGAATTTAACAAATGGGGATAAAGGTAAACTTCGGCAAGTATTGAAAGATATAGATGATATGGTTGCTAACTGGAAGGATAGTTATTTTATATCCGTTTATGAAGAAAGGGTAGCTGCTTTTAATCGAAGTAAATTACAAATAACACCTCAAGAGTTAGATGATATTTTTCATGAAGAAAATTATTTGTTGAAGTCTGGTAAAATTGCACTGTCAGTAGATTATTTATATGAATCTATTGCAAAGTATGGCTTTATAAATGAACATCATCAGGATGCGGTAGAAAGTGCATGTTTCTATCATGACATAGAGTTTTTGCGGAAAGAGTGGGAGTATTTAGTGTTGGCTCCGATAATGTCATTACGGGATGTTGTTTGTAATATGTTGGGTGTGGCTTGTGATATTCCTAAAAGTGAGTCGCAGACGTCTAGTAGACCATTAAAACGGATAGAAGATTATCCGGAGATATTTGGTCTTGGTATTTGTTGTGAATTGACAGGCTATGCAAAGCATACGATTTATAAGTGGACTCGCACAAAAGAGATACCGTGTCATCGTTCCGGCGCTAATGGGCGTAAATTGGTATTCAAACGTGATGAAATTGTAGAATGGCTGACAGCTCGGAAACAGGAAACGAAAGATGAGTTTATAAAACGCAAAGAATCGGAGTTGGCCTCCAGGTATATCTATAATAACCTATAAAAGTAGTGGTATTTGTATACATTCAAATTAATCAGTTATGTATGACACAGTAGTTTTAAAACTTCTAAAAGAGGATATAGGCGATAAGTACGATTGGAGGTCTGTCTTTAATAAGATTGACCAAACCAGCGAGTACAAGCAAGTTGAAGGTGGTAGCGGACATATAAACGGATTACGTGTCTCTGTAACGGAGAAACATGTCAGAGTCACGGGGAGCCTCTCTAAATATTTCAGAGGTACTAATCTCGATTCTTTAACCTTGTCACAAGTTGAAAAGGCTATCAAGCAATTGGGTAAGGAGCTAGGTGTTCCTATGATAGAGGCTGATGTGGAACGGGTGGATATGGCTGAAAACTTTGAAATGTCTCGTCCCCCTGAATTTTATATTTCTAAAATGCAAAGTTTGGGGGAATGTTACCCTAATAAGTGGAAAGGGACTACCTATTTTCCTTCTAATGGGGTATTGTTACGTTTCTATGATAAGTCCAAAGAAGTGCGTAAGAAAAGGAAAAATCAGAAGAATACTCCCGGTGCTTTCTCTACAAGTGTGGAACAGAATTTATTAAGATACGAGATATGCTTTGGTAAAAAGGCAATTAGGCGGATGTTCGGTCATCAGCTAAAAGCGAAAGACTTGTATGATAAAGATATATTTTGGAGGTTGGTATCCGAGTGGCTCTACTCCTATGACGAAATAGGTATAATATCGGATAAGCTTTTTGATGTGTCTTTTGAACAGATAAAAACGCTGAGTGATTTTGAGGAGTGGTGTATTTGTATTGCTCATAGTGTTGTTGGGCTTCCTTCTTTT includes:
- a CDS encoding CusA/CzcA family heavy metal efflux RND transporter, which translates into the protein MFTAIVRFSIKKKLFVGLTTLFLFIGGIYAMLTLPIDAVPDITNNQVQIVTVSPTLAPQEVEQLITMPIEIAMSNIMNVEDIRSVSRFGLSVVTVVFKESVPTLDARQLINEQIQSVTSEIPSELGTPEMMPITTGLGEIYQYILKVAPGYEKKYDAMELRTIQDWMVKRQLSGIPGIVEINSFGGYLKQYEVAVDPDALFSLNITIGEVFEALSSNNQNTGGSYIEKIKNAYYIRSEGMITRIKDIEQIVVTNRNGIPVHISDVGVVRFGSPKRFGAMTKDGEGECVGGIAMMLKGANANVVTQELEKRVEKIQQLLPEGVSIEPYLNRSELVNRNISTVVNNLIEGAVIVFLVLILFLGNLRAGLIVASVIPLAMLFAFIMMRVFNVTANLMSLGAIDFGIVVDGSIVILEGILAHIYGKQFRGRTLTRKEMEKEVEKGASGVARSATFAVLIILIVFFPILTLNGIEGKYFTPMAKTLVFCIIGALILSLTYVPMMASLFLKHTIVVKPTLADRFFEKLNKIYQHTLRACLRYKWRTVIIAFSALIGSLFLFTRLGAEFIPTLDEGDFAMQMTLPAGSSLTESIEVSRLAEKALMDKFPEIKHVVAKIGTAEVPTDPMAVEDADVMIIMKPFKEWTSAGSRAEMVDKMKDALAPLSERAEFNFSQPIQLRFNELMTGAKADIAIKLYGEDTHELYERAKEAATFVEKVPGAADVIVEQTMGLPQLVVKYNRSKIARYGINIQELNTIIRTAYAGESTGVVFENERRFDLVVRLDQEKVADLNLDKLFVRTSEGIQIPVGEVASIDLVSGPLQINRDATKRRIVIGVNVRDADIQQVVANIQETLNKNIKLKPGYYFEYGGQFENLQNAINTLLVVIPVALMLILLILFFAFKNITYTLMVFSTVPLSLIGGIAALWLRGLPFSISAGVGFIALFGVAVLNGILMVNHFNELRKQNTYSMTTNQIIKRGTPHLLRPVFLTGLVASLGFVPMAIATSAGAEVQRPLATVVIGGLIISTVLTLLIIPVFYKIVNSFATWRRPGIKLRRPFGGLCLLFLFLPAFVSAQQTQTVSLEQAIEIAKQNHPRLKIANNAIQQAKATRGEVIEATPTSFSYSWGQLNGENKKDKELAFEQSLGSLLTPFYKNALVNRQVKTNTYYRQMVEKEITAEVKRAWAYYQYATNLCSMYRDQDKMAEELQRIGELRYQQGEITLLEKNMMTTIAADLHNRWFQAKEEEKMALARFQWSCYSNDPIVPMDSTLSLFYTGISDGNLSGAHTAYFQSQADEAKAMLRVEQSHFFPEISVGYTRQDILPLKNLNAWMIGVSFPIYFLPQKSKVKQARLTATSAQIQADANIRELRNKTLELEASLRRYNESLRYYTSSALKEADELTKAANLQLQQSETGIAEYIQSITTAREIRRGYIETVYQYNIAALEYELFK
- a CDS encoding glutathione peroxidase, with translation MKTFVLMMVSLLFAISSEAQNKSFYDFTVKTIDGKDFPLSSLKGKKVLVVNVASKCGLTPQYAQLEKLYEKYKEKDFVIIGFPANNFMGQEPGSNEEIAKFCSLNYDVTFPMMAKISVKGKDMAPLYQWLTEKKQNGKESAPIQWNFQKFMIDENGHWAGVVSPKESPFSEKIITWIEKE
- a CDS encoding NUDIX hydrolase produces the protein MPSDNNQEMFPIVDEQGNITGAATRGECHSGSKLLHPVVHLHVFNAQGDIYLQKRPEWKDIQPGKWDTAVGGHIDLGESVEIALKREVREELGITDFTPELLTSYIFESSREKELVFVHKTVYEEEIHPSDELDGGRFWKIEEIKENLGKGIFTPNFEEELKKVSLIPSLSK
- a CDS encoding S-adenosylmethionine:tRNA ribosyltransferase-isomerase, whose protein sequence is MKEDPRHIHISEYSYPLPDERIAKFPLPTRDQSKLLIYRRGEVSEDVFTSLPEYLPQGSLMIFNNTKVIQARLHFRKETGALIEVFCLEPIQPNDYVLNFQQTAHAAWLCMIGNLKKWKDRQLKREMTVKGFPITLTATRGECKGTSHWVDFAWDNPEVTFADILEVFGELPIPPYLNRDTEESDKETYQTVYSKIKGSVAAPTAGLHFTSRVLDALQEKGIDLEELTLHVGAGTFKPVKSEEIEGHEMHTEYISVNRSTIKKLIDHDGCAIAVGTTSVRTLESLYHIGVTLAENPYATEEELRVKQWQPYEKYDQIPPVVALQKILGYLDRNGLETLHTSTQIIIAPGYNYKIVKAMVTNFHQPQSTLLLLVSAFVKGNWRTIYDYALAHDFRFLSYGDSSLLIP
- a CDS encoding site-specific integrase, which codes for MATIKFVLYKSNKRKDGSYPVCLRVSKKGKLKYIDLKLSSLEGQWNEDTCRFKNDKRVNPNYELYNGLLSHYEDRKNTILRKFLEERVDWTLNQFESEFLGMSRQGKVYDYFMRQVENLKATKHIGNAKVYERTLRMLAKYDPKIKERVFSELDIKYINRFNLEMEKDGCCGNTRKYYLKTLRAVMNRAIKEHEASSKTYPFGKNGFEIGCLEEETEKRYLQPKDLELLKNSPQTNFVLERARMLFLFSYYCYGMSFVDMAKLTTENIVVSEGIEHIVYKREKTKNVKNMKPLIIPVTPALKDILEWFKQNTSLVGKYLLPIITKDYDGEQLYDHIRTRYQRLNNNLKKLGKILGIEKNLTTYVSRHTMAMTLQGNDVSRETISAVLGHRDIKTTMTYLDSLSQNVLDRVAMLL
- a CDS encoding helix-turn-helix transcriptional regulator, whose amino-acid sequence is MVLTLKIPLEQLIGKLLKGEVTALSEKRLYLYVENLTNGDKGKLRQVLKDIDDMVANWKDSYFISVYEERVAAFNRSKLQITPQELDDIFHEENYLLKSGKIALSVDYLYESIAKYGFINEHHQDAVESACFYHDIEFLRKEWEYLVLAPIMSLRDVVCNMLGVACDIPKSESQTSSRPLKRIEDYPEIFGLGICCELTGYAKHTIYKWTRTKEIPCHRSGANGRKLVFKRDEIVEWLTARKQETKDEFIKRKESELASRYIYNNL
- a CDS encoding phage/plasmid replication protein, producing the protein MYDTVVLKLLKEDIGDKYDWRSVFNKIDQTSEYKQVEGGSGHINGLRVSVTEKHVRVTGSLSKYFRGTNLDSLTLSQVEKAIKQLGKELGVPMIEADVERVDMAENFEMSRPPEFYISKMQSLGECYPNKWKGTTYFPSNGVLLRFYDKSKEVRKKRKNQKNTPGAFSTSVEQNLLRYEICFGKKAIRRMFGHQLKAKDLYDKDIFWRLVSEWLYSYDEIGIISDKLFDVSFEQIKTLSDFEEWCICIAHSVVGLPSFVKGRFSVRERSLGESNGNKKDGQDRQYHKRIQDKIRGAMKHFSGTMGKTELMQELTDKIEAYLTDKFENSPDAYNVREDSASVK